From a region of the Acanthochromis polyacanthus isolate Apoly-LR-REF ecotype Palm Island chromosome 3, KAUST_Apoly_ChrSc, whole genome shotgun sequence genome:
- the LOC110954762 gene encoding high affinity choline transporter 1-like, which produces MALNVPGLVVMAAFYLLILGTGIWASMRSKKEEKKCTGDGMEITLLAGRNINLLVGIFTLTATWVGGGFILGIAEATYNPTLGAVWALMPVPYVLTFFLGGFFFAKPMRENKYVTMMDPFQQKYGNVLATALILPALVADVLWVARTLVSLGGTMSVILDLSYVYSIIISSVVAIIYTLLGGLYSVAYTDVIQLILIFVSLWVCVPFMLTNPHSVDISLTAYNQTFQAPWVGTVELDEAGKWFDDFMLLALGGLAYQAFYQRILSASSYTQAQVTCFASSAFCLVLGIPSVLIGAVAASTDWNSTAYGLPTPYERDQAGSILPIALQYLTPTYVSIIGIGAVAAAVMSSMDSALLSSASLFSSNIYKNMIRKQASDREMQWVIRISVVVVGLAGTALTFLDSSVLVFWLVGVDMSYTIMFPQLVCILFFKVSNGYGATVGYMMGIIMRILSGEPLINLPPAIQFPGCRLDEEGKLTQFFPFRTTIMVISLLSILLFSWLTSIIFNKGLLSEKWDVFKIKRKQRSTATAADVKRTNEEASQAKQLLDTTSC; this is translated from the exons ATGGCTCTGAATGTGCCGGGTCTGGTGGTGATGGCGGCGTTCTACCTGCTGATCTTGGGCACGGGCATCTGGGCGTCCATGCGCTccaagaaggaggagaaaaaatgcACAGGAGATGGCATGGAGATAACGCTACTGGCTGGACGCAACATCAACTTGCTAGTCGGCATCTTCACTCTCACTG CTACATGGGTGGGAGGAGGCTTCATCCTTGGCATAGCTGAGGCAACATACAACCCAACACTAGGCGCAGTTTGGGCCCTCATGCCTGTGCCTTATGTCTTGACCTTCTTCTTAG GTGGCTTTTTCTTTGCCAAGCCAATGAGAGAGAACAAGTACGTGACAATGATGGACCCTTTCCAACAGAAGTATGGGAACGTCCTGGCCACTGCGCTGATTTTGCCTGCACTCGTGGCCGACGTGCTCTGGGTGGCACGCACACTCGTCAGCCTGG GTGGAACTATGAGCGTGATCCTGGACCTATCCTACGTCTATTCAATCATCATCTCCTCAGTGGTGGCCATCATCTACACACTGCTGGGGGGGCTCTACTCTGTGGCCTACACAGATGTCATCCAGCTGATCCTCATCTTTGTCAGCTTG TGGGTGTGTGTTCCCTTCATGTTGACCAACCCTCACTCTGTGGACATCTCGCTGACGGCGTACAACCAGACCTTCCAGGCTCCCTGGGTCGGCACAGTGGAGCTGGATGAAGCCGGAAAATGGTTCGACGACTTCATGCTGCTG GCTCTGGGCGGCTTGGCCTACCAGGCGTTCTACCAAAGGATCCTGTCCGCCTCATCTTACACCCAGGCTCAAGTGACCTGCTTCGCCTCCTCAGCCTTCTGCCTAGTGCTGGGTATCCCATCTGTGCTGATTGGAGCCGTGGCTGCTTCTACAG ATTGGAACTCTACTGCCTATGGATTACCAACCCCCTATGAGCGCGACCAGGCCGGATCCATCCTCCCCATCGCTCTACAGTACCTCACACCTACCTATGTCTCCATCATTGGCATCGGagctgtagctgctgctgtcatgtCCTCCATGGACTCGGCTCTGCTGTCCTCTGCCTCGCTGTTCTCCTCTAATATCTACAAGAACATGATCAGGAAGCAG GCGTCGGACCGAGAGATGCAGTGGGTGATCCGTATCtcagtggtggtggtgggtcTGGCCGGCACCGCCCTCACCTTCCTGGACAGCAGCGTCCTGGTGTTCTGGCTGGTGGGTGTTGACATGTCCTACACTATCATGTTCCCCCAGCTGGTCTGCATCCTCTTCTTCAAGGTGTCCAACGGCTACGGCGCCACCGTCGGCTACATGATGGGAATCATCATGAGGATCCTGAGCGGAGAGCCTCTCATCAACCTCCCGCCCGCCATCCAGTTCCCCGGCTGCCGGCTGGACGAGGAGGGAAAACTCACCCAGTTCTTCCCCTTCCGCACCACCATCATGGTCATCTCGCTCCTGTCCATCCTGCTCTTCTCATGGCTCACGTCCATCATCTTTAACAAGGGCCTGCTGTCCGAGAAGTGGGACGTGTTCAAGATCAAACGCAAGCAGAGATCAACAGCCACAGCGGCAGATGTCAAGAGGACCAACGAAGAAGCCTCCCAGGCCAAGCAGCTCCTGGACACCACCAGCTGCTAA